One part of the Hyalangium ruber genome encodes these proteins:
- a CDS encoding MerR family transcriptional regulator, with the protein MPVQVDLKSSLSIGQLGQAAGLRTSAIRYYEEIGLLPAPERQGGRRVYGAETLEQLKRIALAQAAGFSLQEVKLLERGLDDEESAPQRWRRLAARKLGEVDAQIARLRKMRDLLHRALHCECTSMRACPLLVQGHAGTLASVRAPRRMPSRP; encoded by the coding sequence ATGCCTGTTCAAGTCGACTTGAAGTCAAGCCTTTCGATTGGCCAGCTCGGACAAGCGGCAGGGCTGCGCACCTCGGCCATTCGCTACTACGAGGAGATTGGCCTCCTGCCTGCGCCCGAACGCCAGGGCGGCAGGCGAGTGTACGGTGCCGAGACGCTGGAACAGCTCAAGCGCATTGCCCTGGCGCAGGCCGCGGGCTTCTCTCTCCAAGAGGTGAAGTTGCTGGAGCGAGGCCTGGATGACGAAGAATCGGCCCCGCAGCGCTGGCGGCGGCTGGCTGCTCGCAAGCTGGGGGAGGTGGACGCCCAGATCGCGCGGCTGCGGAAAATGAGGGACCTCCTCCACCGGGCGCTGCACTGTGAATGCACGTCAATGCGAGCCTGCCCGCTGCTCGTTCAGGGGCACGCGGGCACCCTGGCGTCAGTGCGAGCCCCCCGGCGTATGCCATCCCGGCCGTAG
- a CDS encoding YnfA family protein, with protein MVVLMRALGLFVLTAVAEVVGCYLPYLWLREGKSPLLLVPAAASLAAFAWLLTLHPTGASRTYAAYGGVYIAVALLWLWAVEGEQPTAWDIAGALVALTGMAIIVLAPRR; from the coding sequence ATGGTCGTCCTCATGCGGGCCTTGGGCCTCTTCGTGCTGACGGCAGTGGCGGAAGTGGTGGGCTGCTACTTGCCATATCTCTGGCTACGCGAGGGCAAGTCGCCGCTACTCCTCGTGCCGGCAGCCGCGAGCCTTGCAGCCTTTGCATGGCTGCTGACGCTCCACCCCACGGGGGCCTCGCGTACCTATGCAGCCTATGGAGGCGTTTACATCGCGGTGGCACTGTTGTGGCTGTGGGCTGTGGAGGGTGAGCAGCCCACCGCCTGGGACATTGCAGGGGCCTTGGTGGCTTTGACCGGTATGGCGATCATCGTGCTGGCGCCCCGCAGGTAA
- a CDS encoding Spy/CpxP family protein refolding chaperone has translation MSPEPSRRRVRWMSGLLLAGMFGAGVLTGLGLAPSGGPQPPGAGRDGDPVFPYREIGLSAEQEAQVRDILVRNQPRMDQLMAQVLPPVQALSAEIEQQVLQVLTPEQRQRLEKFKADHPPPVVPGMGPPPPPPPGH, from the coding sequence ATGAGCCCTGAGCCTTCCCGCCGGCGCGTCCGCTGGATGTCTGGGCTGCTGCTGGCGGGCATGTTCGGCGCTGGGGTGCTGACCGGCCTGGGCCTGGCCCCCAGCGGCGGGCCCCAGCCCCCCGGCGCAGGGAGGGACGGGGACCCGGTCTTTCCCTACCGGGAGATCGGGCTGAGCGCTGAGCAGGAGGCCCAGGTGCGAGACATCCTCGTGCGCAACCAGCCGAGGATGGATCAGCTCATGGCGCAGGTGCTGCCTCCGGTCCAGGCCTTGAGCGCGGAGATCGAGCAGCAGGTCCTCCAGGTCCTGACGCCGGAGCAACGCCAGCGCCTGGAGAAGTTCAAGGCGGACCACCCCCCGCCGGTAGTCCCGGGGATGGGGCCGCCTCCGCCCCCTCCACCTGGCCACTAA
- a CDS encoding RNA polymerase sigma factor, whose protein sequence is MARALHNEARATEQLVRRHLRAAVSVAMAVLGDRAEAEDVAQEALVVAFERLDTCREPDRFVGWLLRIVRHRALNARIRGKVHERSVEQLVPSEPARAPLDAERVGLRKRLLQGLQRLSPQQREVVVLHDLEGWTHGEIAEALEISEVMSRQHLFVARRAMREFLGQGPSSGEKP, encoded by the coding sequence GTGGCGCGCGCGCTCCACAATGAGGCGCGCGCCACCGAACAGCTCGTGCGTCGGCACCTGCGGGCCGCGGTGTCGGTGGCCATGGCCGTGCTGGGAGATCGCGCGGAAGCGGAGGATGTGGCCCAGGAGGCGCTGGTGGTGGCCTTCGAGCGGCTGGACACATGCCGGGAGCCAGACCGCTTCGTAGGATGGCTCCTGCGGATCGTCCGCCACCGGGCGCTCAACGCGCGGATACGCGGCAAGGTTCATGAGCGCTCCGTCGAGCAGCTTGTCCCGAGCGAGCCGGCACGGGCTCCTCTGGATGCGGAACGGGTGGGATTGAGGAAGCGGCTGCTTCAAGGGCTGCAGCGGTTGTCACCGCAGCAACGGGAGGTCGTGGTGCTGCACGATCTGGAGGGATGGACACATGGGGAGATCGCCGAGGCCCTGGAGATCTCCGAGGTGATGTCGCGCCAGCACCTCTTCGTCGCGCGGCGGGCCATGCGAGAGTTCCTGGGTCAGGGACCCTCGTCGGGAGAAAAGCCATGA
- a CDS encoding tyrosine-type recombinase/integrase yields MSVRLRQWKTQEGKVQEAWWVDVKYQHPSGRVERIRKASPINTRRGAEEYERQIRHALLTGTFGKENGAGRVLTLGEFVPRFLTYSENNNKHSSVVTKRQILDDHLIPAFGNMTLDAIGPAEIEDFKAAMRKKPSGARARKEAPTRAALLKRKGSGAAKLLSLKSINNVLTVLHKLLALAQEQGVLQHVPRVKLFKTDKPAFDFLSFEEAERMINAAEPEWRTLILVALKTGLRLGELIGLQWADLDLQRGKLHVRRTIWRGVVGLPKGGRERTVDLPTSAVEALKAHRHLCGPYVFCQTDGRPLTAGMTKHPLLRALRRAGVSRPEGSIGWHDLRHTYGSHLAMRGVALKVIQELMGHATIEMTMRYAHLSPEARESAVQELDRPIPQPRTALG; encoded by the coding sequence ATGAGCGTCAGACTGCGGCAGTGGAAGACCCAGGAGGGCAAGGTGCAAGAGGCGTGGTGGGTGGACGTCAAGTACCAGCACCCCAGCGGCAGGGTGGAGCGGATCCGCAAGGCCTCGCCCATCAACACCCGCCGTGGGGCTGAAGAGTACGAGCGTCAGATCCGCCATGCACTCCTGACCGGAACCTTCGGAAAAGAGAACGGCGCGGGTCGGGTTCTCACCCTCGGGGAGTTCGTCCCGCGCTTCCTGACGTACAGCGAGAACAACAACAAGCACTCCAGCGTCGTCACCAAGCGGCAGATCCTGGACGACCACCTGATCCCCGCCTTCGGCAACATGACCCTTGATGCCATCGGTCCAGCGGAGATCGAAGACTTCAAGGCGGCCATGCGGAAGAAGCCCTCGGGGGCGCGCGCACGGAAGGAAGCTCCCACGCGGGCGGCCCTCCTCAAGCGCAAAGGCTCCGGTGCGGCGAAGCTGCTCTCCCTCAAGTCGATCAACAACGTTCTGACCGTGCTGCACAAGTTGCTGGCACTGGCCCAGGAACAGGGCGTGCTCCAACACGTCCCGCGCGTCAAGCTGTTCAAGACGGACAAGCCCGCCTTTGATTTCCTCTCCTTCGAGGAAGCCGAGCGCATGATCAATGCCGCTGAGCCAGAGTGGCGGACGTTGATCCTCGTGGCGCTCAAGACGGGGCTGCGGCTTGGAGAGTTGATCGGGCTCCAGTGGGCAGACCTGGACTTGCAGCGCGGCAAACTCCACGTGCGCCGAACGATCTGGCGCGGCGTGGTAGGACTGCCCAAGGGTGGACGGGAAAGGACCGTGGACCTGCCCACGTCGGCGGTGGAAGCCCTCAAGGCACACCGCCACCTGTGCGGCCCTTACGTGTTCTGCCAGACGGATGGTCGCCCGCTCACCGCTGGGATGACCAAGCACCCGCTCCTGCGAGCGCTGCGTAGGGCAGGAGTCAGCCGCCCGGAGGGTTCTATCGGCTGGCACGACCTGCGCCACACCTACGGCAGCCACCTCGCGATGCGGGGCGTTGCTCTCAAGGTCATCCAGGAGTTGATGGGCCATGCGACCATCGAGATGACCATGAGGTACGCGCACCTGTCGCCCGAGGCGCGGGAGAGCGCGGTGCAGGAGTTGGATCGGCCCATCCCCCAGCCGCGCACCGCTCTGGGCTAG
- a CDS encoding helix-turn-helix domain-containing protein has protein sequence MSAPPLAASTAPAFLTVEEAAELLRVNRKTLYEAIRLEQVPGVARLGRILRIHRDTLLTWRPGNSRPALGDTKS, from the coding sequence ATGAGCGCGCCCCCTCTGGCTGCGAGCACCGCGCCCGCGTTTCTCACCGTGGAGGAAGCCGCCGAACTTCTGCGGGTGAACCGGAAAACCCTCTACGAGGCGATCCGGCTCGAACAGGTGCCCGGCGTTGCTCGGCTCGGGCGAATCCTCCGCATTCACCGGGACACGCTGCTAACGTGGCGCCCCGGTAACAGCAGACCTGCGCTCGGAGACACGAAGTCATGA
- a CDS encoding DUF2381 family protein → MFRPFTPSFALASLLVGLTATVQAAPAGRSVVLTGRSGESPVLYIAPGTVTVILLGAPILRESVQVEGRARFAVFEVGDAGVTLSPAVALVTGERLALRVTYREGSPASVVFLLTGQPGTADGLVNVSRPQQTVEACRVELSATRERCEAQAKELEALKARPAALSPAAVALSGFVNEHGMGGLAFDRGCYKARGGELRPVMCWGLGGATWSVVVLEVSNTGGEPWAPEWAEVTPAGGEPRRARAVLTEQAPIPPGGVVGVAVEVEMPARGEPEEWLREQHAVRVCNGDGSRCLSVPEVKL, encoded by the coding sequence TTGTTCCGACCCTTCACCCCAAGTTTTGCGCTCGCCTCCCTGCTGGTGGGCCTTACAGCGACGGTACAGGCTGCGCCCGCAGGGCGCTCCGTCGTTCTCACGGGCAGGTCGGGCGAGTCCCCGGTGCTCTACATCGCGCCTGGCACCGTCACGGTGATCCTGCTTGGCGCTCCGATCCTGCGTGAGTCGGTCCAGGTGGAGGGCCGCGCCCGCTTCGCTGTGTTCGAAGTGGGGGATGCAGGCGTGACGCTCTCGCCCGCCGTGGCGCTCGTGACTGGCGAACGACTCGCGTTGCGAGTCACCTACCGCGAGGGCTCACCCGCAAGCGTCGTGTTCCTGCTGACCGGGCAGCCGGGCACAGCGGATGGCTTGGTCAACGTGAGCCGCCCGCAGCAAACCGTCGAGGCGTGCCGCGTTGAACTGTCGGCCACGCGCGAGCGGTGCGAGGCGCAAGCCAAGGAACTGGAGGCGTTGAAGGCACGGCCCGCAGCCTTGAGCCCGGCAGCCGTGGCGCTCTCGGGCTTCGTGAACGAGCACGGCATGGGGGGGCTGGCCTTTGATCGAGGGTGCTACAAGGCGCGCGGGGGTGAGCTTCGCCCCGTTATGTGCTGGGGTCTCGGGGGGGCAACGTGGAGCGTGGTTGTCCTCGAAGTGAGCAACACCGGGGGGGAGCCGTGGGCGCCCGAGTGGGCCGAAGTCACGCCCGCAGGAGGGGAGCCGCGCCGCGCTCGCGCGGTGCTCACCGAACAGGCACCCATCCCCCCGGGCGGTGTAGTGGGCGTGGCAGTGGAAGTAGAGATGCCCGCGCGTGGGGAGCCCGAAGAATGGCTGCGGGAGCAGCACGCGGTGCGGGTGTGCAACGGTGACGGGAGCCGCTGTCTGTCCGTTCCCGAGGTGAAGCTGTAG
- a CDS encoding serine/threonine protein kinase: MFADFDPLDLKPGQMVSDWRIVRRIGSGGYAVVYEVERDGERFALKVACQTERSIDPRQTDARARREVACLQQLNHRNIIRMLTSGRWPGARSGFYYIVLDFVDGYTLARWVERTHPTPHEVVVLFLKLFDALEHMHAKKVLHRDLSLRNIMVTKDGEPVIIDFGAADYATAEDLTDGPLPPGTPRNRSPEAQRFWDENRLKHGARYTFQATDDIFALGANLYDVLTAPTPERSERRPVLNSMLLIPPTPHRATKGRVPAELGAYAMKLIHRDLEVRPATAKDARRLLADMERYEGADWREIPIHPASSQLQPEPPEAEPLPIGARQPEGPQVPIPSHPLPVQVGPADAAPVPAPVQVAPAPADAAPVPSAAGAGAQHSARRAWLRPVFVGPLALSVCAAVVAASLLHGPAQPEPPPVARSTSAEESPASSPLAEKPTSRPERLASPLPTQKEASPSVMLPDNSPTLTNGVPNSQQVQRVSARRALIKKCAALVASVAWLEAGCTGVQTRPDPEPCPEEAVKAMRELDWAVGSHGPFILLDVTKGSAEEAREQPLTVWKDGPVTGALIRAEGKAPAGMRIDGHLWTTGDRIYGRYLRAHLPGGRTVPICLELADGRDLGLPKQEGSKPDHTVGDKVSDTEAVKQWR, encoded by the coding sequence ATGTTCGCGGATTTTGATCCCTTGGACTTGAAGCCCGGCCAGATGGTGAGCGACTGGCGCATTGTCCGACGCATCGGGAGCGGCGGTTATGCCGTCGTCTACGAGGTGGAGAGGGACGGCGAGCGCTTCGCGCTCAAGGTGGCCTGTCAGACAGAGCGCAGCATTGATCCGAGGCAGACGGACGCGCGCGCGCGGCGCGAGGTGGCGTGCCTCCAGCAACTCAACCACCGGAACATCATCCGCATGTTGACGAGTGGCCGGTGGCCGGGTGCGCGATCAGGCTTCTACTACATCGTTCTGGATTTCGTGGACGGCTACACGCTCGCCCGCTGGGTAGAGCGGACCCACCCGACGCCGCATGAAGTCGTCGTCCTGTTCCTCAAGCTGTTTGACGCCTTGGAGCACATGCACGCGAAAAAGGTGCTCCATCGGGATTTGAGCCTGAGAAACATCATGGTCACCAAGGACGGCGAGCCGGTGATCATCGACTTTGGAGCGGCGGACTATGCGACCGCTGAAGATTTGACGGACGGGCCGCTGCCCCCTGGAACGCCGCGCAACCGCAGCCCCGAGGCTCAAAGGTTCTGGGATGAAAACCGCCTCAAGCACGGGGCCCGTTACACGTTCCAGGCGACGGATGATATTTTCGCGCTCGGGGCCAACCTCTACGACGTGCTGACGGCCCCCACACCGGAACGCAGCGAGCGGCGGCCCGTGCTGAATAGCATGTTGCTGATCCCGCCCACCCCGCACCGGGCAACCAAGGGGCGCGTTCCGGCGGAGTTGGGCGCCTACGCAATGAAGCTGATCCATCGCGACCTGGAAGTGCGTCCTGCAACTGCGAAGGATGCGCGGCGCTTGCTGGCCGACATGGAGCGCTACGAGGGCGCCGATTGGCGCGAGATCCCCATTCACCCGGCATCCTCGCAGCTACAGCCAGAGCCCCCGGAAGCCGAGCCCTTGCCAATCGGAGCGAGACAACCCGAGGGCCCGCAGGTTCCGATCCCTTCCCATCCGCTCCCAGTGCAGGTGGGGCCAGCGGATGCGGCGCCCGTGCCTGCTCCGGTACAGGTAGCGCCAGCGCCAGCGGATGCGGCGCCCGTGCCTTCTGCTGCGGGGGCTGGTGCGCAGCACAGCGCGCGCCGTGCGTGGCTGCGCCCGGTGTTCGTCGGGCCGCTGGCGCTCTCTGTCTGCGCGGCAGTCGTAGCCGCCTCCCTGCTGCATGGGCCAGCACAACCCGAGCCGCCCCCCGTGGCCAGGAGCACATCAGCGGAGGAATCCCCGGCCTCAAGCCCTCTGGCCGAAAAGCCGACAAGCCGCCCCGAACGGTTAGCCTCGCCTCTCCCTACCCAGAAGGAGGCGAGCCCGTCCGTGATGCTGCCCGACAACTCCCCGACTCTCACCAATGGCGTACCCAACTCGCAGCAGGTCCAGAGAGTCAGCGCGCGGCGAGCGCTCATCAAGAAGTGCGCGGCGCTCGTGGCCTCCGTCGCATGGCTTGAAGCGGGCTGCACTGGCGTGCAGACGCGCCCAGATCCCGAGCCATGCCCCGAGGAAGCCGTTAAGGCGATGAGGGAGCTAGATTGGGCAGTGGGCAGCCATGGGCCCTTCATCCTGTTGGATGTGACCAAGGGGAGCGCTGAAGAGGCGCGCGAACAACCTTTGACCGTTTGGAAGGATGGGCCCGTTACGGGTGCGCTGATCAGGGCGGAAGGAAAGGCGCCTGCGGGGATGCGGATCGATGGGCACCTGTGGACGACGGGAGATCGCATCTACGGGCGCTATCTCCGTGCCCACCTTCCAGGCGGGCGCACCGTGCCGATCTGCCTTGAACTGGCTGACGGGCGCGACTTGGGCCTACCCAAGCAAGAGGGCTCGAAGCCCGACCACACCGTAGGAGACAAGGTGTCCGATACGGAGGCCGTCAAGCAGTGGAGATGA
- a CDS encoding serine/threonine protein kinase: MATSRQPWSVPGVILFSHGDLSYEADLSRPLVEELAQSRLGEMTVPAWERTEKKRLREVIVRSLPPTSSDDPETLERMRARLREEAHLATYLQHPRIARTLGPYEVQGVIYIVSDRVEGTSLNTLITYSQMREKFLSPAFCLYVGAEVAGALHYAHTCKGENGAPLGIVHRDLNPARIFLEPEGGVILTDFARARSLLPGRVASTLPRPQGEVFYCSPEALLCEETDPRSDLFSLGLMLLELATCRHLYNTANVLPDDLEEALTEKVKGKVLDAAITAMLADLPDHADDCILRAATFTRQDVDEITEPLAHPLRSIVRRLIQREPEDRYQSAADVEADLRAGLAALGAPFGAREALDEVLISLTGASMNQRVIGPTNEGQLPPDMVTEEDIITERGGTT, from the coding sequence ATGGCTACTTCTCGCCAGCCCTGGAGCGTCCCGGGGGTGATTCTCTTCTCTCATGGCGATCTCTCGTATGAGGCGGATCTGTCACGTCCGTTGGTCGAGGAGTTGGCCCAATCCAGGCTCGGGGAAATGACCGTCCCAGCCTGGGAACGCACAGAGAAGAAGCGCCTGCGGGAAGTCATCGTCCGCTCTCTGCCGCCCACGTCGTCAGACGATCCCGAAACGCTGGAGAGGATGCGCGCACGGCTCCGGGAAGAGGCGCACCTCGCCACCTACCTGCAACACCCGAGGATCGCCCGCACCCTCGGGCCCTACGAAGTCCAAGGCGTTATCTACATCGTGTCTGACCGTGTAGAGGGCACCTCGCTCAACACCCTGATCACCTACTCGCAGATGCGCGAGAAGTTCCTGTCTCCGGCGTTCTGCCTCTACGTGGGCGCCGAGGTTGCGGGCGCCCTGCACTACGCGCACACCTGCAAGGGCGAGAACGGCGCACCGCTGGGCATCGTTCATCGGGACCTGAACCCCGCCCGCATCTTCCTGGAGCCAGAGGGAGGGGTAATCCTGACGGACTTTGCCCGCGCGCGCTCCCTGCTGCCGGGCCGCGTGGCATCGACGCTGCCGCGTCCTCAAGGTGAGGTGTTCTATTGCTCGCCCGAGGCGTTGCTATGCGAGGAGACGGATCCGCGCTCGGATCTGTTCTCGCTGGGGCTGATGCTGCTGGAATTGGCCACGTGTCGCCACCTCTACAACACGGCCAACGTGCTGCCAGACGACTTGGAGGAGGCGCTAACAGAGAAGGTCAAGGGGAAGGTTCTGGACGCCGCGATCACGGCCATGCTGGCAGACCTACCGGACCACGCGGACGACTGCATCTTGCGGGCTGCCACGTTCACCCGGCAGGACGTGGACGAGATCACCGAGCCGCTCGCCCATCCGCTTCGCTCCATCGTCCGCAGGTTGATCCAGCGGGAGCCGGAAGATCGTTATCAGTCGGCGGCTGACGTGGAGGCCGATCTGCGGGCGGGCCTTGCTGCGCTGGGAGCCCCTTTCGGAGCGAGGGAGGCGCTAGACGAGGTGCTGATCTCCCTGACGGGGGCCAGCATGAATCAGCGCGTGATTGGGCCCACGAATGAGGGCCAACTACCTCCCGACATGGTGACAGAAGAGGACATCATCACCGAGCGGGGCGGGACCACCTAG
- a CDS encoding helix-turn-helix transcriptional regulator, which produces MKQARKRAGMTQVEAAEGIGIAPEVYGRMERGGMLPSVPTLLRLCLILGSGPHELMGFTEVEPRQNAPEANTMPPGINDTPEKRRLLRRLARLDTPRIKVLARLVALLLLRR; this is translated from the coding sequence TTGAAGCAGGCACGCAAGCGAGCGGGCATGACTCAGGTAGAAGCAGCCGAGGGCATTGGCATCGCTCCCGAGGTGTACGGGCGCATGGAGCGGGGGGGCATGCTGCCGAGCGTTCCAACGCTGTTGCGCCTGTGCCTGATTCTCGGGAGCGGGCCCCATGAACTGATGGGGTTTACCGAGGTGGAGCCGAGGCAGAACGCTCCCGAGGCAAACACGATGCCGCCCGGCATCAATGATACGCCCGAGAAGCGCCGCCTCTTGCGCCGCCTCGCTCGCCTGGACACTCCGAGGATCAAGGTTCTGGCGCGCTTGGTCGCCTTGCTTCTGCTGAGGCGGTGA
- a CDS encoding HEPN domain-containing protein, with the protein MSQQLVEVLRRAVARGTHVPRDFLFVTDLPAYFTEPGNGFSISARHKQIAFDATAESDLESVVSALLQRKPISSRMDDDVVRQVVFRSAAEAADDRLANRESRAEETLKRIERTLAETRPTLIVFPVKGLAWKKRVLRLGPVVIGRVGQRMEEEIDSLLREKHERGFSFSDEVPWAEEYVSQETNKEGYQGALCVAVLSEFRGSLGVADCFAKLDVFFAVLVYLAELSRLDHFQMPEIGREKKGAIRIAGRDDLDFNEEDLFHVSSESGVDTITTATPTLVLDADSLLRKKSARDLCARLVPVVSEARPSESDARMVRFMQWFLRARQSFDGITSVAYYVFALEAILGSSDQHERIAALLAERVAFLMPNGSGVARANLAKKVKQLYATRSKLAHGAVILGARVIGGFAVSDEARSLCVSVAQQFQRVAARQRWSSEQDMAQWFERMKYSGGTRQAAHTRKHD; encoded by the coding sequence TTGAGTCAACAACTGGTCGAGGTCCTGCGCAGAGCTGTTGCGCGCGGAACTCACGTCCCGCGCGACTTCCTTTTTGTTACCGACCTCCCAGCGTACTTCACCGAGCCCGGGAATGGATTTTCCATATCGGCTCGTCATAAACAGATAGCGTTTGACGCGACGGCTGAGTCGGATCTGGAATCTGTCGTATCCGCCTTACTGCAACGCAAACCGATTTCGTCGCGCATGGACGACGATGTGGTCCGACAGGTCGTGTTTCGTAGTGCCGCCGAAGCCGCCGACGATAGATTGGCCAACCGTGAAAGCCGTGCGGAAGAAACTCTCAAGCGTATCGAGAGAACTCTCGCGGAGACACGTCCAACGCTCATTGTCTTCCCTGTGAAGGGACTCGCTTGGAAGAAGCGGGTTCTCAGGCTTGGTCCAGTAGTCATTGGGCGTGTGGGACAAAGGATGGAAGAAGAAATCGATAGTCTGCTAAGAGAGAAACATGAACGCGGGTTCTCCTTCTCCGACGAGGTTCCATGGGCTGAAGAATACGTCTCCCAAGAAACCAATAAGGAGGGTTATCAGGGGGCCCTTTGTGTAGCGGTTCTCAGTGAATTCCGTGGCTCGTTGGGTGTGGCAGACTGTTTCGCCAAACTTGATGTGTTCTTTGCGGTGCTCGTGTACCTCGCGGAGCTTTCTCGGCTAGACCACTTTCAGATGCCCGAGATTGGCCGTGAAAAGAAAGGCGCGATTCGTATCGCCGGGCGCGACGATCTTGATTTCAACGAGGAGGATCTGTTCCATGTGAGTTCTGAAAGTGGTGTCGACACAATAACGACGGCCACTCCGACGCTTGTCCTGGACGCCGACAGTTTACTGCGTAAGAAATCCGCAAGGGACCTTTGTGCGCGATTAGTGCCTGTCGTATCGGAGGCGCGCCCAAGCGAAAGTGACGCGCGGATGGTGCGCTTCATGCAATGGTTTCTGCGCGCTCGCCAGTCATTTGATGGTATAACATCCGTTGCGTATTATGTCTTTGCTCTAGAGGCGATCCTGGGGAGCAGCGACCAGCACGAGAGGATTGCAGCATTGCTGGCCGAGCGAGTCGCGTTCTTGATGCCGAACGGCAGCGGTGTAGCCCGAGCGAACCTCGCCAAAAAAGTAAAGCAACTTTATGCAACCCGAAGCAAGCTGGCTCATGGTGCAGTGATTCTTGGGGCGCGAGTGATTGGCGGCTTCGCAGTCAGTGACGAGGCCCGGAGCCTTTGTGTCTCAGTTGCGCAACAGTTTCAACGGGTTGCAGCGCGACAACGCTGGTCTTCTGAGCAGGATATGGCGCAATGGTTTGAACGAATGAAATATTCTGGTGGAACTCGCCAGGCTGCCCATACGCGAAAGCATGACTAA
- a CDS encoding Tox-REase-5 domain-containing protein: protein MEPVQLSQKEFKKAVAQHAPAVPLVERPLEHARKLFGVPERSGWYRYEGRSQRLLASEPGSTRNLRLLPEDEELKRCYLLWCERTWGPGDCLRLLVDKPFLDGDAKYALAMAIAQSKVLGAMKEELARMVSPQAVVATVVGGLTMYAILLALPEPVSKGIAALMTLGAMAYLGWDTVWRLIDGWLVLMKEVDQASTFDGIYASGEKFGDTMGEKAARAFVMLGTVALGNTASGMAATLPKLPGAGQAAVVAETQLNIRFTAPSLAQVESVAITAEGITLALAPNAVAMAARDSSGGKAGAKAAPPSSGGPGEWVQADEYMSESARIYQAERTGAPKGYAYRVKRGNDEVDFDGFDQGVLLEVKATGYAQWITKKLDFLPNFKGARKLLDQARRQDKVANGTPIRWIVAEETLAGALRKLFAFNKLRIDVIHAPPTPTP from the coding sequence GTGGAGCCTGTGCAACTGAGCCAAAAGGAGTTCAAGAAGGCCGTTGCGCAACATGCCCCCGCTGTGCCTCTCGTGGAGCGGCCTCTGGAGCACGCCCGGAAGCTGTTCGGAGTACCGGAGCGAAGCGGCTGGTACCGGTACGAGGGCCGCAGCCAGCGCCTCCTGGCCTCGGAGCCGGGGAGCACCCGGAACCTGCGCCTGTTGCCCGAGGACGAGGAGCTCAAGCGCTGCTACCTGTTGTGGTGCGAGCGGACCTGGGGTCCCGGGGATTGCTTGCGCCTGCTGGTGGACAAGCCCTTCCTGGATGGGGATGCCAAGTATGCGCTGGCCATGGCGATTGCCCAGAGCAAGGTGCTGGGGGCCATGAAGGAGGAACTCGCCCGGATGGTGAGCCCCCAGGCGGTCGTGGCCACAGTCGTGGGCGGCCTGACCATGTACGCGATCTTGCTCGCACTGCCCGAGCCGGTGAGTAAGGGCATCGCCGCGCTGATGACGCTGGGGGCCATGGCCTACCTGGGCTGGGACACGGTATGGCGGCTCATTGATGGGTGGCTGGTGCTGATGAAGGAAGTGGATCAGGCCAGCACATTCGACGGCATCTACGCCTCCGGAGAGAAGTTTGGGGACACGATGGGGGAGAAGGCGGCCCGAGCCTTCGTCATGCTGGGCACCGTAGCCCTGGGGAACACGGCTTCGGGCATGGCGGCGACGCTGCCGAAGTTGCCGGGAGCCGGGCAGGCCGCAGTGGTGGCTGAGACGCAGCTGAACATCCGCTTCACGGCCCCATCACTGGCTCAGGTTGAGTCGGTCGCCATCACTGCCGAGGGCATCACCCTCGCGTTGGCCCCCAACGCAGTCGCCATGGCGGCGCGCGATAGCTCAGGCGGCAAGGCTGGCGCGAAGGCTGCGCCGCCCAGCTCTGGTGGGCCGGGTGAATGGGTACAGGCGGATGAGTACATGTCCGAGAGCGCCCGGATCTATCAGGCAGAGAGGACGGGGGCACCCAAGGGTTACGCCTACCGCGTGAAACGGGGCAACGATGAGGTGGACTTCGATGGCTTCGACCAGGGGGTGCTGCTCGAGGTCAAGGCCACCGGATACGCGCAGTGGATCACCAAGAAGCTGGACTTCCTGCCGAACTTCAAGGGTGCCCGCAAGCTGCTTGATCAGGCGAGGCGCCAGGACAAGGTCGCCAACGGAACGCCCATCCGGTGGATAGTCGCCGAAGAGACACTCGCGGGTGCACTCAGGAAACTGTTCGCGTTCAACAAACTCAGGATCGACGTCATACATGCTCCCCCGACCCCGACCCCGTGA